The Pecten maximus chromosome 17, xPecMax1.1, whole genome shotgun sequence DNA segment TTATATGCACAATGCATGAGTTCCATagttaaagtttttttttcaatttgttcaATGCAtccttttattttgtttgtttacttccAGTATTCCATTATTTTCAAGCAAGAACAAGGTAAGTCAGTCGAGCGAATCGTAGTGTTGGGAAATCGGTTGAAAATAATAATCGATCATCGGTTGGAATCGGATACCCTATTCGATCCGATAATCGGTGAAATAATCGGTTTACTTTTCcaatgcatttataactttaatatctttaaaattcCATTGAATATTAGTAACTTAGCATGGAAATAAACTGTTTTCAGTTATCTGCctttgtttactttattttgtgttgtatgtgtactgtATGCTTCACCCCCCTCTGTAGTATGTGAAACATAATAAAGTCTCTAATATGTTAATGCCACTTTATGAATCACTTAACCAGTTCCTTTAAGCACTATAGAAAAGGGGTGTTCCAACTTGATATGTTTTTGGGATTTGAGGATttctcaaaataattttaattactAGATCATGAGGACACATCAATCACAAAAAGCTACAatcaagaaaaacaatatttttattaacaatGAAAACAGCTTAATTGAGCTATTAAActgataaacaataacaatttaGTATTTATAACAGAGCAATAACTAAACATTCTTGACTAGACAATTGacagtttttgacatttttgacaCACCATTTTTTTGACTAGAAAATAATAGTAAACAATAACTAAACATTCTTGACTAGACAATTGacagtttttgacatttttgacaCACCATTTTTTTGACTAGAAAATAATAGTAAACATTTATTGAACATGTATACGAACAAGGGTGAAAAACTCACAAATGCAAATACAATACATGCACTCAGATCTCCCTggaaattattgtttttaatgtctGTTGATATATTGCATCATCGACCCGTCCTCTCCGTTCTTGACTCAATACAGTATTTGATCCTGATACAACATCACATCTTTTGACAAATGCAGCCGATATTGTTGGTTGAACTAATTTTGTTTCAACTTTGTCTGATCGCGATTGTGTGGAATTTCCCGACGGTAATTTGTGTTCCCCGTCAATATGGGCTCTGAAATTCGTAGTATTTCCTGAAAACGACGGAAGAAAACATTAAGTTGATACTTGTTCAaagataataaatatacaactgacaagCGTTCTAAACGGCTGATACAATTTTGAGTTTACAAATGAAACACATGTTACGTCTGCCGTACGAGTTTGTTAGCTTGGTAGAACTTACCTGTATTTCTGTAAATCTTGCGGCATAGACGGCAAACAGCTTGCGTTGTATCCAAATTCTTTTTTGATGGTGGttcattatcattaattttataaaatccgAAGAATTTCCAAACATCTGATTTCGTTATGGAGCCTGGGTTTGGGTATATTTCCCTTAGATTTTCTTCAGCGGCCGCCATCTTTGTACATTGTTTGACGGGCGCGTTCGATTACATATACTGAGGTTCGTTCGTTTCGGTACCTTTTTATATTTGCCGATGATCGATTGTTGATGTTTGCCATCGATCATCGGCATCGAGATGCTATAAACGATCGCTAATCGATCTTTACCGATCATCGTCCCAACACTAGCGAATCGTGAAACCAGATTAAATCAACTGTTAAATGCATAAACAATTCAAAGCAGAAACAATTAGCATGTCAATGATGAATCAATGTTATAGCAAGCTTCCATctatacaatctaattaaaatctagatggtcattatcacaacgttacatgaacatctaacaacatcccatgaggggtcacgtcagggtgaccttttggattagccaatcaaatgactgcttccagaatcttggaagtgaattttatatgtccgaattagcatgactacagtgcatagcttgtataatctgtcaatttaatttgtttcaagtcatttcgtcccatagggcatatagctatatactgtgccgaaatggtttgcttcagatgcatgatttgacgaaatgttttgcttcgatgacatcgacaaaatgccaattcgccctgaaagtgaaatacacacatctcagaggtcatcagaacatgaccccttatgggaagttgttaaatgttcatgtaacgtagtgggaatgaccatctagattttaattagattgccaTCTATATTGCAATAACTATAATTAACTAATACATAATACAagtgtctacatgtatacttgtgtaACAGAAAGAGAGAAGCATGTCTCTACTGAGGATCGAACCAGAAACCCTTggtttataaattattttaaaatccccCCCTA contains these protein-coding regions:
- the LOC117315472 gene encoding uncharacterized protein LOC117315472 encodes the protein MAAAEENLREIYPNPGSITKSDVWKFFGFYKINDNEPPSKKNLDTTQAVCRLCRKIYRNTGNTTNFRAHIDGEHKLPSGNSTQSRSDKVETKLVQPTISAAFVKRCDVVSGSNTVLSQERRGRVDDAIYQQTLKTIISREI